The genomic segment ggttaattcgattttgatataattatttaaattaataataaaaatatattgtgaaatataatatgttaactttTTACATGTTTGTGGTTAACGAATGAGATAACATGCTCGAAGATCATGACTTTCCAGCTCGAGATGATGAATATGTGCACCCATATGTTTTCCCATCAAGAGATCCTACCGTAGAGTTCAACGCTTTTTTGAAAGTGACGTGTCAGCATTTGAAACTAAGAATTGCACCATGTGATTCAAAATGGTTTGATCgaacatatttaaaattttatataatagaTGGATAATATAATTCATCAACTTTTTAATCATGTGTAATTTcaattatgttattttaattatatgtaattttaaattatgttttagaattaaattatatgtaattataattttttatgtttaatttttaattttgttttaattactctttttttaaattaaaaaaaaaaacatatttcaaCATGTGCAACTTAATCTTCTCCATGCAACAAAGACTTCTATCACGTGGAGCGTTCGCGTTTTATAAGCACGAATTAAAATagttttgcaaaaaaaaaaattaatttttttttgaaattttttttacattaattatatatataaaaaaaaaccctCTATATAATACTCATCCAGGAGACATTGCAGTTAATAACCCATTTATTATAGTTCACAAGGTGTAGTAAGGCCCAATCTTTGAACCTACATACCCCTTTACTAGGAAGCAAAACAAAAGAATTGTGTGTTTTTTATTACATTTAACGTTGACGTTTgtaacatataaattttttgttacatttaaagaaaaaaaccgaccgatgaacacccatatttcttgatgaattttttgtttgttttttgttctgtcttcactacaacaaaaatgactTTTCGTTGCGCGTAAATTCTGCTATGAAATTATGCAcgtgtagcgacggttttatgcatttagcgacagttaaaacaccgtcgctaattttgcgACAGTTATAACGTCGTCGCTGATTCAAAttcagcgacggtttaaaaaccgtcgctaaagtaGCGACGGGTtggcgacggtttgtaaaactGTCGGAAATTAGCAACGGTTTGTTTATaaattccgtcgctaaaataATATGTTGCTGACATGGCCCATCGTCCGTGCTTACGAAGCGCGGACGCTTCTCCACgtgagcagcgtccgcgcttccCGGATTACATtacttttgaaaatgttttttttttaaaattatttttgaaaaagttttaaaaattaaattatttttaaaaaaacccaaAAATTTGATAATTGAGAAAGGTAAACCAAGGAAAAACGCATGTTTTTCTTGTCCTTATTCGCCTCATACTATGTTTGAGAGAAGACTGGTTGGAAAAGTCGCATTTGGCTCTTCAAGGACAGTGGAAGATTCAGTGTATACTAGGATATTTTTATGCGTTACATGCATATATATGAAACTCTTtatgttaatttttttgttattttttattatatattttatcataattttttatattagaaattataaaattatttaaaaattcaaaagttttgataaaaattaaagaaaatattttaatactttcaaaaattttgaaaaatgaataTGGTAGCGATAAAAAATACACAAATTTACTAAAATaggtttttataatattttttgctTAATAAAATATAgtacttttataatttttagAAGGATATTGTTGGTATTTTGAAAACATCATCATCAAATCGAATTTAGTTCCTCTAGATTCctcaaaattaataaataatataaatataaatatagataTTATAAAAGTATATAAGTATATATAAATAAACAGGTGATTTATTATGGATAACAGCTGGCATGAagaaaaaagattttttttttctctacaAAAAAAAGTAGGAGGAATTTCTCACTTGATGTTTAATTCattcaggaaaaaaaaaatggtcCAAGTAAATTGACACAAAGATTTTTTTCACTAAATAGTGGTCGATATACGTTTATTTAAACATATCTATCTCGACTATATTTGACTTGTTACTTTAGCTCAAGAAAATTTTCGTCCTTGACAAAGACTCCAAGCATCAATCAGGCAACAGATTTTTCTAGCAATTTCCCTTGCGGATGCACGTACTTGTTTTccgaaaattataaattattaattgaaGTTATTAaagattatattatttttgaaatttttggaacgatatttaatatttaagcTTTATTTTTGTCATTTACACGAAttgacatttattttatacatgaaGTGGAGTGTAGATGACACATAATATAATATGATTTAAATATCAACTTCTTTTTTCTGAAATACGAAACAAGATTGATTTATTTCTTGAGCTGTGTTTCCAGGATATATTTGTTGCTGGAACCGATACGAGTGCAGCAGCAATTGTCTGGGCGATGACTGCTCTCATGCATGAAAACTCCGAATAcaatgaaagaactgaaagccgAAATAAGAGAAACCACTGGAAAGAATGGTTTGATAGATGAAGATGATAAGTCTCGACTTCCATATATATCTCAAATCAGTGGTAAAGGAGACCTTGAGATTGTACCCACCAACTCCTCGTTTAATAACAGAGAAACAttggaagaatatatgcatcACAGGAGGATATACAATCCCACCTAAAACTTTTAGTCACGTTGTTGCCTGGGCCATTGCAAGAGATCCAGAATATTGGGAAAACGCAGATGAATTCTTGCCAGAGAGATTCACGAATAATTTTAATTTGTCGATGTGATGGGGCAAGATTTTGAGGTCATCCCTTTTGGCACCGGAATATCGATAGGGCTTGCAACGGCGGACCATGCACTTGCCAATCTTGTTTGCTTTTTTCGACGGGGATTTGCCCGAGGGATTTGAGAGTGATGACATAGATATTGAAGCCTCACCTGGCCGCTAACTACGCATGAGAAAATTCCGGTATTACTTGTACTCTCCTCGTGGCCATGTTAATGGTTATCAAGGAATATTTCCAAATACAACTCTGGGGTGGGAGATTCAAAATAATCTCGATTTCGTAGAAGCTAGAATGAGATTTGTGTCTAATAAATGGATTTTTCCAAAGAATACATATACAGTTGTATATGTTTGATGCGAGGCAATCCAAATTACACAGGGAAAATCATTGAGAAACTCTACAATATTCAAATTTAACTTTCGAAAATATAGGATGCATCAAATCAGACAACATGAGCAGCAGGCAGTTCAGTTAACGGATCCTTGCGATTCCAAACCGAGTCATAAAACTAAGAAGAATATTTGGTACAGATTAGTAGGAACTCTACAAGGTGGACTATAATTTTAGTGACAATGAATGCAGCTCAAGAGCTTTAACAACACCGAGGAGAAATGCAAGAGATAAATGAATTATAGTAGAATTTTGCCAATTCAATGTCAataaaattcaatttcaatatCATTTCACACTTCAAAGTCACACTTCAAGCAACAGCTAAATGCTATCCATAGACCACAAAAACGACCGTCTACGGAAAGCCAATCCAAAGAGTTACATGAAAACTTAGCACATTGTCTGTTTGGCATGTCGAGAACTTACAAATTCCTCGGAACTAAAACTTTGGTCTCAACCAGACCGTACAGTTAAAAACACATAACAATGACGACAATACATAGGCAATTAATGAAGTTCCACAGTAACTGGCATCAACATAACAAAGCTATCTACTTCCCGGCCAAAAGAAGCTTTCTGTGTAAATCCGCAGCCATGTCCATTCCCCTGAAATAAGATGTTTCATCCTTTTGATGTGCTTTTTTTCCACATCATAGCAATCAAGACTCTCTTGTTTTGCATCCATCAAGATTTCCCCATCCCGATAGTCCAATGGAATAACAGACTTGAACAAATCACTACCATACCCATTCATATCAATACTGTACTCTCGAACCCAAATATGATTGTCCAAATCATTTAACACCCAAATATCTACCACTAGTGGACGTGCTGCATTGTCCACCAAGCACAACCTCCCTCCCAATTCAACCAGCGACCATGCCCCCTGAGGGTCAAAATGCCCCTCGGGAGGAGAAACATTTCCAAACTCTTCCTTTTCAAGATCAAATGAAACAATAGCCTCATCTCCTGGCTGATTATACTCATCCCAAATCATCCAATAAAACACATTTTTAACCAACACTCCCCAACCCCGAACAACATATGGACAGTCTACCTCCAATACCTGCCACTTGCAATCCTTACCATCTCTCAATCTCAGAACCTCACAGCCAATATCATAATCCACATGTATATCTAAGCTCCTGTCGAACAAATGCACCAAGACATACTCATCCCTCTCCTTCACATACcccatccctgcattcacctcaCCAGAGGTACAACAACTGGCCTCAGGTAATTTCACCATCACCCGAGTACTAGGATTACAAACATAGAACCCACTCTCACTCACAAGgcaaataaaatcccacttcGAAGGCAGCACCTCAATGTTCTTCTCATCATCGTTTAGATACAAAGAAAACTCATCATTCCTACAAGACCCATCAAGATTCAGCGAACAAAGATCAATCCTAGTGCACTTTTTCATATGGGTTTCTCGAAAAAGAGGAGTCTTTTTGACTAATACGATGTTTGGGTTCCGCAGACGGATTTCCCTATACATGGAAATGAAGTACGAGTCGGTGATTAAGTAAAGCCATTGCTTTGACACGCATTTGAACTTACCCAAGGATTTCACTGGGAGCCTCCATAGGATGTTGATTATCAGATCAGCGGGGAGCGTGGGCCACGTAAGTAGCTCCGACATACCGCCGTCGTGAGATGTCGGCGGCCCAATAGACGGTGGTGGTCGCAGCGATTGGGTCGAAGTTGGAGGCTTTTTCTTCATTGTTTTACATCAACAGGGTAAAGAAAagcaagaaatcaattatttcaCGCTTTCATTCGATGCAAATAGCGTTGCTGTGTGAGAGCTATACTGATTCGATAAACTCTAAAGATGTCCACGTCTTTTTCGTTGTCTGTTCGTAAAGAGACCGGGGGAAAAGTGAAACGACACGGACATTGTAATATTAGCAATTTCTCAAAGTCGTAGTCAAATCACCCATTCACCTCGCTGCAAATAGTGATTCAATCTCGGTAGAGTAGATGCTATCTGTGGGGGTAGTGTCTTCACAGGATCTCAGCCATTGATTTTACATGGTGATTAAATCTGGGCCTTTGATCACTTCATGGGGTGTATGTGTGTTTAAATCTGGGCCTTTGATCACCTCATGGAGACAGTGTCTCACAAAGTAAGGTGAAATAAACCTTCAATCTCAATTGTAAATATCTATCATCACTGAATAAATttgcataattttatttttacaatcTGATATGTATCCTTAATcagtatatttaaaataaatttattcacATAAAATAAAGTTTAAATAGTTCCagtcaataaatttaaaaataactaaTAAGCTGTAAAACAATTCTCTTCCAGCTGGCGGTTTTGTTAAACCAGTTATTTCATAATTTTGTACTCTCCTCCCatacgaatatatatatatatatatatatatatatatatatatatatatatattttgtcatCACAATCTAAtagataaatttaatcactcttattaaaatcataaacattaaatataatatcatacatcttaattattattaacttatacttatattatatatcacatgtttatcctatcatgtgtgTCAAACTATGCAAAGTATATTGAACTAAATCTTGTTTTTTGAATGTAACAATACACAAGTCTTTATCCCACTAAATGAGGTCATTTATATGGATCCTCGTCCGCCATTGTATTATGTTTCTTATCATCTCTAGTTAGATGATGCATATCATGCTAAAATTTTTGTATCCGAATCTTTTCTGATCTCCCTCTTCTCTATTAATATGGATACTAGTCATGGCTCGCATATCTAAACTAGAGACTTTATCGGTCTTTTGTACGTAAGTGTGCATACAATCTAAGGCATGTCTCTTTTGGTTTTTCTTCCATAAGCTTAATACCAAATTTTTTCTAATATACTTGTTTCTTATTCTATCCATTATTGTATGTTTGTGCATGCATCTTAGCATCTTTATCACTGCgactctaattttttttattcatatgCACGCTTTATGTCCCAATATTTGGATTCATATAACATCGTAAACATAAGTGATATTCAGTAAAAACATCCATTTGAGCTTCAAGGATACCTAACGATCAATCACACAAAATATCGTATGTATTTCCAAATTCCGATCATCCAAATTATATTATATGCGATAAATATCTATCAATCTTCATATTTctgtaaatattatattaaaagcTTAAAGATCTAACTCATCGGTAATTCTGCTGTCTGCATCTAATTTTTTAACTAACATCATGTTTCCCCTAGTATAGCTAAAATTGAAACACATATAACTATTTTTTGaataagtattttaaattagaaatttgtttgtaaaaatttgatttttctatcATATTCTTACTCAATGTCAGACAAACGAACAAGTGTAGGTATTTGAAACGTAGGAGTAGATTAAGTTTCATAAGCAAAAACCATCTGTTTTACatgatttataaatttttcattTATTAGCACATTATTTTGATTTACTCAATATTACAAACAACTCTATAGTTAACTGCTCTATAAAGAAAAAACCTCCTTTAATATCAAGTATATTAgtacatataattttttatcaataaaaatataatacattgctcaaaaataataataatttgattTATGCGATGCAGAAGAAGCGCAAATGAATCAAAAAaacctaaaaaaaatatttgatttatattcgaaatTATCAATTCAATTCGAATATGTTCAAACTTATTTTCGAGCCGGACCGAGCTACTTCCGAATTTCAATAATTTAATACAATATAATAACATATTAAACAAATGTTTTTGAACATTTCTagtatttattttcaaataatatttctatATTATCGTGCTTGAAATTCTCTTCGTGTTCAACTCGATCCGGTTTGTTTACTCTGCACGGCAAGCCTATACATTTTATTCAAAGATCATATACAACTATTGTATGATGTGTACATTACATCAATTTTTTCGCTCTACCGGACTTTTAACATTgtaagaaaaaggaaaaatcgaCGTTATAACTCATATATTCTCTATGGGAGATAGTAAAAGAATGACTGAAGAGTAGCTAAGCATGGGGTATAAATTGCTGTTAAGAAAATGAGCATACTGTCTTATAGCCATGTCTCTCTCCGGGAGATCGGGAGAGAGTAAGTCGAATGGTGCTGTCTTGCCAGTGTCCACCAAGGGCTCCCACTGGTAGCCTGGACGTTCAGGTAATGCAACCGTGACAGCTCTATGGCTTGAATTAAAGGCGACGTATAATTCCCCCTTCACCGAGTCAATCTGAAGGTTTATATCCAAATATCATATGCAGGTTAAATAGGAAATAGAGATGCGAGTCATGAGTGAATAGCATGATTGGACATCAGCAATATGACAATAACAGCTTTAGGAACTTAAGGATATCAACGAGTCCAGCTTTTTGAAATTTTACACGCCTGAGCTTGAGCTCAGAATCAAGAAGTTTTGCCTCGGTTCAAGAGCTCGATCATGAGCCAACTGGGCTTCACAACTTTTGCTTCATAAACACGTTGAAGAGCTCACACACGGGCTCCATAACTTGGACTCACAAGCATGTTCATGTGCTTTCTAAATAAAACTATTAAAAAATGTAAGCTCATCATTTGGCACAAGAACTTTGGAACAACTAAAGTTGAGTTGCAGATCGTCAAAAGATCTTCAACTTGAAAATTAGGTAAGAAGAGATCAGACTGCCAAAACCCCCATATATTGGTTTCATAGGCAAATATTATGACGTCTCTAAGAAATATACCAGCGTGAATGCCACGAACCGGCTTCTATCGGACCAATCTGGCATCCCTGAAGCATGGCCATGCCATTGCAGCCGGTCAGCTCTCGGGAAGTCGTTTAAGCCAAGTGACTCACATTCACTGAAGCAAGAAGATCCCATGATGAAATAAGTTGAAGCAAGAACATAGAGAGAAAAAACTGTCAGGATAAGGAGAAATCTACTGGCGGAACTTGGTCAATAGACGGGAAAATCTGAAGAAATCTGATGAGGCCTCCTCCATTTTATCCCACCGAAAGTAGTTAATCTGCAGAAAAAGTTAAAATAAGTTCAAAAGAAGAAGGGGCGGGTGAGCTGGGAGAGTATTGATATAATCATGAGTCGGTAGATTATACATGATTATCGTGGCAATATGTGTTGTTGTTTCCTCCCTTCGTGTGGCCATACTCATCTCCCATATAGATCATTGGTACACCCTGGCCACACAAAGGCACAACAGAGAGTCAGAGACTAGCAGAATGAGAGAAACTAAGTTGTAGATGAAAAAGAATGATTGGTGCACCGGACATTGACACTTATAAATAGTTTAATTGATATGTTTGAGCCCATCATTTCATTCAAAAATGAACTTAGATTATCATTGCAAGACAAAAATAGACAGATATGTTGAAAACTAGATGCTCAGTTAATATTCCAATGCAGTGATGGCCATGACTCATGAGTATAGCAGGTCCCACTTCTCTTTACTGATTTCATGTTACATTTAGACCACATGCAAATAATTTTGGTAATAAAGTTACTAATTGATTACAGTCTAGACTCTAGAGATGCGGTGCTATTACCATGGCTAAACATACTTTTGAACCATTACCGCAACTAATTTAAGATACTAAGGCACTGGGACGaacaaatatatacatatatatgtacgTATACATATTATCAAAGGCAAACAAATATGTTAAATTATACGAGTTGGGCAGGATGGTGTATATAGTGCTTTTCTTGAAACTCGTGAAAATGCAAGATATTTTCAAGACATTAAAATAAGTTGTCATTTAGGAGCAAAAAGCAAGTGAAATATATCAGGGGAAAAGGATCTTACTTGGGAAACCATGAGACACAGGAAAAAATTTCTCATTTGACGCCTTCTCAGATTTTTCACTGAAATACTCGCAAATTCTCCTTCCTGAGAAAGATATGATAATAAAGCATGAGAACATAATTCATCCACCACCACTAAAATGAAGTAATAAATAActgaaatataataaaaaaaaatttaagatgcAAATACTTGCGCATTAAAACATCAAAGTCAAAAGAAAGGTCAATATTCACCTTGGGTTCTACAACAGTAGCTCTTTCATTTTTCTAAAACTAAAAGTTAATAAACACTTATGTTTAACTCTGACATCTTACAATATTGTCAGCCACTAGTGATGATTGATGAGGAACAAGATAAGAGTTCCAGTCAGCGCATAACCTAGATGTGGTTATCTAAGCTCTCATAGTAGTTTACTTCATTGTGAACAGAGGTTCACAGGATATAATACCAACGTTTCTAACAACCATAAAAATTAGCCCAATGCCAGTTAAGGAAtacatataaattataaacattaccaaaaaaagaataaaacatACCTGGCCACAATTCCAACTATTATTATGATTCTCCCCATCCTTGTTGTTCTCGCCATTTGCTAAATTATGCTTCTCATTATACGTCACTAAATCAGCTAAAGTAAAACCATCATGAGCGCAAACAAAATTGATACTGTTCCAAGGTTTTCTTCCACCTTCCTGATTTAGACCAATATTTAGAAATTCCAATAAGAAGATACTTTAGAAAAACGTGAAGGataaaactaaaacaaactttACAAACGAAGATTCTATCATGTAACATATCACAATCAAGGGTTCAAAATTGTAAATGATATTTAATACTAATCAAGCTCAAGTGAGATAGATACCTGGTATAAATTAGGGCTTCCACAGATGCATTCAGCAAAAGCCCCAGAAAATCCATCAGTGCCTTTGATAAATTGGCGCACAACATCACGGTACTAAAGATAGATAAAAATTAGAATAGAGATTTTCTGCCTATTTATTTTGTACACTCCATTGAGAAATATATGAAATAATAAATCCTCTCTCCAAAAACGTTAATATTTTCTATAAAAGAGAAGCTGATTAGGATGCAATTATAGGAAAAACTTTATAGCATACATTATCCACTTACCTTTCCATTCCATTCAGACCAGATACCCCAATGGGGAAACATGCCAACTTGATAAAGGCCTCCACAGTCCCACGCTTCGGCTATGAGCTGATGATCAAGAGAAGAAATTTTAGTCAAtcaccacatgcatgcaaacaaATTTGAAGAATTTATCCTCCATGCATTATCACTGTGGATAAGGAAAGGCAAGATGTCATGAATACCTGGTAATAGTTGGCCAACTGCAACGAGTCATTTTTAGCAGGACGTAAAAAtactcaaataattaaataagacGGAAACCATATACCTTTACACTATGGAGTATTGGGTCATTGCTAATCATGTCAATCAATGGGGGACTATTGAGAGGTGTTCCAGTTGTGAGTGTCTCACCCTCAGTTGCAGTACCATACACATTTACGGCATCCCAAAGGCtggacaaataaaaaatatttgaagaaaTCAATAAAGTTTATAAGAAAAGGTTATATAAAGGAGATGGTGTAGTTAATAACCTGCTACTCCTTGTCAAAATAGAAGCAAGATCAAACCGAAACCCATCAATGTGCATTTCTGTTGCCCAGTATCTGTTGAAAATATGGACTGAGAAAAATAAATGAATACCAATGGTTTAACAACTGGAACTGATAAAGCACGCATGAAAAGAAAAGGTTAAAGGTAATAGTAACTAATGGCATTGAATCGAGTGAGAAAGAAGTCTTAATATCAAGTAATTAAAGTAGGGTATGTTATATATGGCAGAAAAACAAACCCCTCTACCCAGTTCTTCTGCAAGAAGTACTTGGTGTAAGAGGAAGAGTTTATCAAAACCATCAACATCTCTTAAAATGTATGCTGTGAGCAAGAAAAGATGCAATTCTTCAACAAACATCAATCAAGTTTGTGTCATTTAAATATTCTACTGAACTACTGAAGAGAAATAGCTAATGCAAAATCAAGAGGCTGCAGGGCAGACATTAATTCTTATGAACTCACCCCTCTTGGACCAAATGGTT from the Primulina eburnea isolate SZY01 chromosome 3, ASM2296580v1, whole genome shotgun sequence genome contains:
- the LOC140825800 gene encoding F-box protein At4g19940-like isoform X2; the protein is MEAPSEILGEIRLRNPNIVLVKKTPLFRETHMKKCTRIDLCSLNLDGSCRNDEFSLYLNDDEKNIEVLPSKWDFICLVSESGFYVCNPSTRVMVKLPEASCCTSGEVNAGMGYVKERDEYVLVHLFDRSLDIHVDYDIGCEVLRLRDGKDCKWQVLEVDCPYVVRGWGVLVKNVFYWMIWDEYNQPGDEAIVSFDLEKEEFGNVSPPEGHFDPQGAWSLVELGGRLCLVDNAARPLVVDIWVLNDLDNHIWVREYSIDMNGYGSDLFKSVIPLDYRDGEILMDAKQESLDCYDVEKKHIKRMKHLISGEWTWLRIYTESFFWPGSR
- the LOC140825800 gene encoding F-box protein At4g19940-like isoform X1 is translated as MKKKPPTSTQSLRPPPSIGPPTSHDGGMSELLTWPTLPADLIINILWRLPVKSLGKFKCVSKQWLYLITDSYFISMYREIRLRNPNIVLVKKTPLFRETHMKKCTRIDLCSLNLDGSCRNDEFSLYLNDDEKNIEVLPSKWDFICLVSESGFYVCNPSTRVMVKLPEASCCTSGEVNAGMGYVKERDEYVLVHLFDRSLDIHVDYDIGCEVLRLRDGKDCKWQVLEVDCPYVVRGWGVLVKNVFYWMIWDEYNQPGDEAIVSFDLEKEEFGNVSPPEGHFDPQGAWSLVELGGRLCLVDNAARPLVVDIWVLNDLDNHIWVREYSIDMNGYGSDLFKSVIPLDYRDGEILMDAKQESLDCYDVEKKHIKRMKHLISGEWTWLRIYTESFFWPGSR